A section of the Alkalihalobacillus sp. LMS39 genome encodes:
- a CDS encoding amidase, with protein MTELYSFTATELAQLLKTKQISPVDLIQCTFKRIKEVDSSVNAYITTLEEVALRQAALAETEIINGLYKGPLHGIPLGIKDNYETKGIPTTAGSKIKENYIPDQTATAVEKLLCAGGITTGKLNMHEFGGGLTNTNIHYGHTRNPWNLQHTPGGSSGGSAAALAAGLATLTTGTDTFGSIRVPASMCGVYGLKPTYGLVSTKGVTPLAWSLDHAGPMARSVSDLALMLQVMAGYDPQDPASIKAPVPHYKEYLQKGINGIKIGVPTAYLDGLDEDVSLLFHNALQTLQQLGATIIEVDIEELSLSSFASYVITTGEAATYHYEKLQQNFEDYAPDVRIFFETGILTNTPQYVRAQQARRALTEAFQSVFDDVDLLLGPTVPIITPAFAEDMVKQNLEITKRSMPFTAPPNLTGTPSLAVPMGIARNGVPVGMQFIGNHLSEKILFQVGSSWEETNPLDKK; from the coding sequence TTGACTGAACTTTACTCTTTCACTGCGACAGAACTTGCTCAGTTACTAAAAACGAAACAAATTTCCCCCGTTGATCTAATTCAATGTACATTTAAGCGGATAAAGGAAGTGGATTCTTCCGTCAATGCTTATATTACAACATTAGAAGAAGTAGCACTTCGACAGGCTGCCTTAGCAGAAACAGAAATAATAAATGGATTATATAAAGGTCCACTACACGGTATTCCGCTTGGCATTAAAGATAACTATGAAACGAAAGGAATTCCGACGACAGCTGGATCAAAAATAAAAGAAAACTATATACCAGATCAAACTGCTACTGCTGTTGAAAAATTGCTATGTGCGGGCGGAATTACGACTGGAAAACTAAATATGCATGAGTTTGGAGGTGGGCTAACAAATACGAACATCCATTACGGTCATACGAGAAACCCGTGGAATTTACAACACACTCCTGGTGGGTCTAGTGGTGGAAGTGCTGCCGCATTAGCTGCTGGTTTGGCTACACTTACTACTGGAACCGATACATTTGGTTCCATTCGTGTCCCAGCTTCTATGTGTGGAGTCTATGGCTTAAAACCAACATATGGTTTAGTGAGTACAAAAGGAGTTACTCCGTTAGCTTGGTCATTAGATCACGCAGGGCCAATGGCGCGTTCCGTATCTGACCTAGCCCTTATGTTACAAGTGATGGCTGGCTATGATCCTCAAGACCCTGCTAGCATTAAAGCACCTGTACCTCATTACAAGGAATATTTACAAAAAGGAATAAACGGAATAAAAATAGGTGTCCCTACCGCTTATTTAGACGGTCTGGATGAAGATGTTTCACTCTTATTTCATAATGCTTTACAAACACTTCAACAACTTGGGGCAACAATAATAGAAGTGGACATAGAAGAATTGTCACTTTCTAGCTTTGCTAGTTATGTTATTACAACTGGAGAAGCGGCGACATATCACTATGAAAAACTCCAACAAAACTTCGAGGACTATGCACCAGATGTTCGAATCTTCTTTGAAACAGGAATACTCACAAATACACCTCAATATGTAAGGGCTCAACAAGCACGTCGCGCGCTCACTGAAGCATTTCAATCTGTATTTGACGATGTCGACCTTTTACTTGGACCAACCGTTCCGATTATAACACCAGCGTTTGCTGAAGATATGGTAAAACAAAATCTAGAAATAACAAAACGCTCTATGCCTTTTACAGCACCACCTAACTTAACTGGTACACCTAGTCTAGCAGTTCCTATGGGTATCGCTCGTAATGGTGTCCCTGTTGGAATGCAGTTCATCGGAAACCACCTGTCTGAAAAAATTTTATTTCAAGTAGGAAGTAGCTGGGAGGAAACAAACCCACTAGATAAGAAATAA
- a CDS encoding TIGR01777 family oxidoreductase: protein MTKKIVIAGGTGFIGQYFEKQWRNNGYDVKIISRQPQHISWDDHTALVEAVNEAELLINLAGKSVNCRYNEKNKQEIMGSRVRTTKLLGEVIKECEQPPKLWVNSSTATIYRHAEDRPMTEEKGEIGSGFSVDVAKAWEEAFFSFDLPKTRQVALRIAIVLGKDGGVMTPYQNLVKFGLGGAQGKGNQRFSWIHVEDLYQIILFLQEREDIRGVINCSAPNPVTNRELMEQMCTVMNRSFGLPAPKWMLELGAVFIKTETELVLKSRWVLPERLQQEGYQFKFDTLEKTLHHIVS from the coding sequence ATGACGAAAAAAATAGTCATAGCAGGTGGTACAGGGTTTATTGGTCAGTATTTTGAGAAACAATGGCGGAATAACGGATATGATGTGAAAATTATCTCTAGACAACCACAACATATATCATGGGATGATCATACTGCACTTGTTGAGGCAGTCAATGAGGCAGAATTGCTTATTAATCTAGCAGGTAAGTCAGTTAACTGTAGATATAATGAAAAAAATAAACAGGAAATTATGGGATCACGAGTTAGAACTACGAAACTACTAGGTGAAGTCATTAAGGAATGCGAACAGCCACCGAAACTTTGGGTTAACTCAAGCACAGCTACAATCTATCGCCATGCAGAAGACAGACCGATGACAGAAGAAAAAGGAGAGATAGGATCTGGTTTCTCTGTTGATGTTGCAAAAGCATGGGAAGAAGCGTTCTTTTCCTTTGATTTACCAAAGACACGACAAGTTGCGTTACGAATCGCGATTGTTCTTGGAAAAGATGGCGGGGTTATGACGCCATATCAAAACCTAGTGAAATTTGGTCTTGGAGGAGCACAAGGAAAAGGAAATCAAAGATTTAGCTGGATTCATGTCGAAGATTTATATCAAATCATTTTGTTCTTACAGGAAAGAGAAGATATAAGGGGAGTAATTAATTGCTCAGCTCCTAACCCTGTAACGAATCGGGAACTAATGGAACAGATGTGCACAGTGATGAATAGGTCATTTGGATTACCTGCACCGAAATGGATGCTTGAGTTAGGGGCCGTATTCATTAAAACCGAAACAGAGCTCGTGTTAAAGAGTCGTTGGGTTCTTCCAGAACGATTGCAACAGGAAGGATATCAATTTAAATTTGATACACTAGAAAAAACACTCCATCATATTGTAAGTTAA
- the yfbR gene encoding 5'-deoxynucleotidase — MESHLLANLYRLRYIERWSLMRNVMTENVAEHSYHVSLLTHCLCSIATEIYGKQVNTEKAVTLSLFHDVTEVFTGDIPTPVKHHNRDILNNFRDIEKLAAEKLVKQAPNELKHVYEEAICNPSNQELSKYIKAADLIDAYLKCTIELSAGNREFVVAKKQIEEKINQLNMPEVDYFLHHFAPSFEKTLDEISE; from the coding sequence TTGGAGAGTCATCTATTAGCAAATTTATACCGCCTTCGGTACATTGAACGTTGGAGTTTAATGAGAAATGTAATGACAGAAAATGTTGCGGAACATTCCTATCACGTTTCGCTTTTAACTCATTGCTTATGTTCAATTGCTACTGAAATTTATGGGAAACAAGTCAACACGGAGAAGGCTGTAACGTTATCCCTTTTTCACGATGTAACAGAGGTGTTTACAGGCGATATCCCCACACCGGTAAAACATCATAACAGGGATATCTTAAATAATTTCCGTGATATCGAAAAGCTTGCCGCAGAAAAGTTAGTGAAGCAAGCACCTAATGAGTTAAAGCATGTTTATGAAGAAGCTATTTGCAATCCTTCTAATCAAGAGTTGTCAAAATATATTAAAGCGGCTGATTTAATTGATGCTTATTTAAAATGTACAATTGAACTATCAGCAGGAAATCGCGAATTTGTCGTAGCCAAAAAACAAATTGAAGAAAAGATTAATCAACTGAACATGCCTGAAGTAGACTATTTTCTTCACCATTTCGCTCCTAGCTTTGAAAAAACATTGGACGAGATTTCAGAATAA
- a CDS encoding alpha/beta hydrolase, with the protein MKLYYKEYGSNTDPLLVFLHGGGVSGWMWDKQVSYFSSRYHCLVPDLPEQGKSEKTALFTIQDSAKQVLTLINEKRNGRPVIVVGFSLGAQVLISMLSIKQNNIDHAIINSALVRPIPFAKIMLRSMMFTFPLVKLKSFAKLQAKSMYIHQDLFDVYFQESKRVKKETFIRIMEENMAFTIPATFSEAQANILVTVGEKERSIMKKSLQDLIKSHPSITGLVIPNIGHGVSLANPMLFNEIVKSWIEQQALPQHVIQIES; encoded by the coding sequence ATGAAACTTTATTATAAAGAATACGGCTCAAATACTGACCCACTTCTTGTATTCCTTCATGGTGGTGGGGTTAGTGGATGGATGTGGGATAAACAAGTTTCCTACTTTTCTTCACGGTACCATTGCCTCGTTCCTGATTTACCTGAACAAGGAAAAAGTGAGAAGACAGCTTTGTTTACAATACAAGACAGTGCAAAACAAGTTCTTACATTAATAAATGAAAAAAGAAACGGAAGGCCAGTTATAGTTGTTGGATTTTCTCTCGGAGCTCAAGTCCTAATTTCGATGCTTAGTATAAAACAAAATAACATCGACCACGCGATAATTAACAGTGCGTTAGTTCGCCCGATTCCCTTTGCAAAAATTATGCTAAGGTCAATGATGTTTACCTTTCCGTTAGTAAAGCTAAAATCATTTGCCAAACTTCAAGCGAAATCAATGTATATTCACCAAGATTTGTTTGATGTTTATTTTCAAGAAAGTAAACGAGTGAAAAAAGAGACGTTCATAAGGATAATGGAAGAAAACATGGCATTTACGATTCCTGCTACGTTTTCTGAGGCTCAAGCAAATATCCTTGTTACTGTTGGAGAAAAAGAACGGTCCATTATGAAAAAATCTCTTCAAGACCTTATCAAGAGCCATCCTTCTATTACAGGATTAGTGATTCCTAATATAGGTCATGGTGTCTCCTTAGCAAACCCGATGTTATTTAATGAGATTGTTAAGAGCTGGATAGAACAACAAGCATTACCTCAACATGTAATTCAGATCGAGTCCTAA
- a CDS encoding calcium/sodium antiporter, with protein MSYLLLLLGFALLIKGAEYFVQGASSIAAVLKVSPMLIGLTIVAFGTSSPEATVSIVAAMDQNAGVAVGNVVGSNIFNMTLVVGVAAFLYPLRVESNTIRKEIPFTLLASIALLILLSDRMLQFLSDNVLTRSDGIILLLFFAVFLYYLFEVARQNRVKEDTASPKQSLLSWGKLIFFTIIGLAAIIIGGDLVVHHATSIALSFGMSETLVGLTIVAVGTSLPELITSITAALKKESDIALGNIVGSNIFNILFVLGSASVISPLWVEDKIFVDVYIMIVFTLLLLVFSRTNYKVGKIEGVILASFYVIYMVYIIIRN; from the coding sequence TTGTCTTATTTATTGTTATTACTGGGCTTTGCTCTTCTTATTAAAGGAGCAGAATATTTTGTTCAAGGTGCATCAAGCATTGCTGCTGTGTTAAAGGTCTCTCCGATGTTAATTGGGTTAACGATTGTCGCCTTTGGAACAAGTTCCCCAGAAGCAACCGTAAGTATAGTCGCAGCTATGGATCAAAATGCTGGAGTTGCAGTTGGAAATGTAGTCGGCAGTAATATTTTTAACATGACCCTTGTTGTGGGGGTGGCCGCTTTTCTTTATCCATTAAGGGTAGAAAGTAATACCATTCGTAAAGAAATTCCTTTTACATTATTAGCAAGTATCGCTCTACTCATTTTACTTAGTGATAGAATGCTACAATTTCTATCCGATAATGTTTTAACTCGCAGTGATGGCATCATTCTCTTATTGTTTTTTGCTGTTTTTTTATATTATTTATTTGAAGTAGCTAGACAAAATCGCGTGAAAGAAGATACAGCTTCACCGAAACAATCGTTGTTGTCTTGGGGGAAACTCATTTTCTTCACAATCATAGGATTAGCTGCCATTATTATCGGTGGTGATCTTGTTGTCCATCATGCAACTTCAATTGCGTTGTCATTTGGCATGAGCGAAACGTTAGTCGGGTTAACGATCGTTGCTGTCGGTACCTCATTGCCAGAACTCATCACATCGATAACCGCAGCATTAAAAAAAGAAAGTGATATCGCATTAGGCAATATCGTTGGTAGTAATATTTTTAATATTTTATTTGTCCTTGGTTCTGCTTCTGTCATTTCCCCGCTATGGGTTGAGGATAAAATATTTGTGGATGTTTATATCATGATTGTTTTCACTCTGCTTTTATTGGTATTTTCTAGGACCAATTATAAAGTCGGGAAAATTGAAGGCGTTATTTTAGCAAGCTTTTACGTCATTTATATGGTTTATATTATCATCCGTAATTAG
- a CDS encoding sigma-70 family RNA polymerase sigma factor yields the protein MNHEESRLLLKTWYEAYCDDLFQYIYFMISDYNEAKDLTQETFIKAFENMNRFDGQNPKAWLFRIARNMTIDLIRRNKKLTFFQHSIPSRAKRAESPEEQFMLTESEQEILQVFQSLKRNYRDVIVLRKIKEFSTKETATILGWSESKVKSNLIRGLKAFKTTWEKEGYSNGVVSEI from the coding sequence GTGAATCATGAAGAATCAAGGTTGTTGTTAAAGACTTGGTATGAAGCATATTGTGATGATCTTTTTCAGTATATATATTTTATGATTTCTGATTATAACGAAGCGAAAGATTTGACACAAGAAACTTTTATTAAAGCTTTTGAAAATATGAACCGCTTTGATGGTCAAAATCCAAAAGCTTGGTTATTTCGAATTGCAAGAAATATGACGATTGATTTGATCCGTCGAAACAAAAAATTAACATTTTTTCAGCATTCCATTCCTAGTAGAGCCAAAAGAGCGGAATCCCCTGAAGAGCAATTTATGCTTACTGAATCTGAACAAGAAATATTACAAGTTTTTCAAAGTTTAAAAAGAAATTATAGGGATGTCATTGTGTTAAGAAAAATAAAAGAATTTTCAACGAAAGAAACAGCAACAATTCTTGGTTGGAGTGAAAGCAAGGTGAAATCGAATTTAATCAGAGGATTGAAAGCTTTTAAAACAACATGGGAAAAGGAGGGCTATTCGAATGGAGTCGTTTCAGAAATTTGA
- a CDS encoding DMT family transporter yields MSNLRQVNSVFLLGALFLLGSAIFSAGTQVYYANKVQGLDPFVFLFISFSITIIVFSGFNHFSKSSRTFQIKEGKKDLLYLNVSTAVAIITFYYALKYVEPAIVSAIEIGVGPLFALLLGKVLFSQKAPPAKWGIGLGILIGSCFLFWTSLTGRSGVELGSSFHMVVGLFASLICGFAAVYAAIYSKKLSERGWNSTTILAHRFYIIVPITMLIAFGNGSMKLFIFNDLVWIVVVTLFGVILPLYLLQLGIRVCEPFFVMISIAFIPVFTFFFQIFDTRVQWSTGTLIGILVLLTFAIVSVFVEHHSSGNTKERKQRGVG; encoded by the coding sequence ATGAGTAATCTGAGACAGGTGAATTCTGTTTTTTTACTAGGAGCGTTGTTTTTACTAGGCTCTGCTATTTTTAGTGCCGGTACACAAGTATATTACGCAAACAAAGTCCAAGGGTTAGACCCTTTTGTCTTTTTATTTATTAGTTTTTCCATTACGATTATCGTGTTTAGTGGATTTAATCACTTTTCCAAAAGTAGTAGAACGTTTCAAATAAAAGAAGGAAAAAAGGATCTTCTTTATTTAAATGTTAGTACAGCTGTAGCCATTATTACTTTTTACTATGCGCTTAAATATGTAGAGCCTGCCATTGTCAGTGCGATAGAAATTGGAGTTGGGCCGTTATTTGCTCTACTTCTTGGAAAGGTATTATTTTCACAAAAAGCTCCTCCTGCTAAATGGGGGATTGGGCTTGGAATTTTAATTGGTAGCTGTTTTTTGTTTTGGACATCACTGACAGGTCGTTCGGGAGTTGAACTAGGCTCTTCTTTTCACATGGTAGTAGGTTTATTTGCCTCATTGATTTGTGGATTTGCTGCTGTGTATGCAGCTATATACTCGAAAAAATTAAGTGAGCGAGGCTGGAATTCAACGACAATATTAGCTCATCGTTTTTACATCATAGTTCCAATTACAATGCTAATTGCCTTCGGAAATGGTTCTATGAAGCTTTTTATTTTTAATGACTTGGTTTGGATCGTTGTTGTGACTTTGTTTGGTGTCATTCTTCCTCTATATTTATTACAACTTGGCATTCGTGTTTGTGAGCCGTTTTTTGTCATGATTAGCATTGCCTTTATTCCTGTATTTACATTTTTCTTTCAAATATTTGATACAAGGGTGCAGTGGTCAACAGGTACATTAATCGGGATTTTAGTATTACTCACCTTTGCAATAGTAAGTGTTTTTGTTGAGCATCATTCAAGCGGGAACACAAAAGAACGCAAGCAACGAGGAGTAGGATAA
- a CDS encoding NUDIX hydrolase, translated as MTYKTEEEFLKEYDPSKYRTPDGYTADIAVFTITKDNSIDNEEQTTSRVLKLLLIKREDKDSEGNPNIEGNKWALPGGFIEPRETAYEAAIRELEEETKVTNIHVQHFNVYDKEGRDPRGWIISNAHYAIVQEQLLESRKGSDDAKDVALFSLQEVCKLDLAFDHKQIIQDALTYITRDMLETTVAKNFLSQEFILSDLRDVLLAVAPASVLGTKSSFFRKAPTLPFIELVTNKNGEPKMTVPTKESKRPTRLYRFVDYQGVHTIYR; from the coding sequence TTGACTTATAAAACAGAAGAAGAATTTTTAAAAGAATATGACCCATCTAAGTATCGAACTCCTGATGGTTATACAGCAGACATTGCAGTATTTACGATAACAAAAGATAATTCTATTGATAATGAAGAGCAAACGACAAGTCGTGTATTAAAGTTATTGCTTATTAAGCGGGAAGACAAAGATTCAGAAGGCAATCCGAATATCGAAGGAAATAAATGGGCGCTGCCAGGAGGGTTTATTGAGCCTAGAGAAACAGCGTATGAAGCGGCTATACGAGAGCTTGAGGAAGAAACGAAAGTAACGAATATACATGTTCAACATTTTAATGTGTATGATAAAGAAGGAAGAGACCCAAGAGGTTGGATTATATCCAATGCCCATTATGCGATTGTTCAAGAGCAATTGTTGGAAAGCCGCAAAGGGTCTGATGATGCGAAAGATGTAGCATTGTTTTCACTACAAGAGGTGTGTAAGCTAGATTTAGCCTTTGACCATAAACAAATCATACAAGATGCCCTTACTTATATTACAAGAGATATGCTTGAGACAACAGTTGCTAAAAATTTTTTATCACAAGAATTCATCCTCTCTGATTTACGTGATGTGTTGTTAGCCGTAGCACCAGCATCTGTGCTTGGAACAAAGTCTTCCTTTTTTCGAAAAGCACCAACATTGCCATTCATTGAACTTGTTACAAATAAAAATGGGGAGCCGAAAATGACAGTACCAACTAAAGAGTCCAAACGTCCAACGCGATTATACCGCTTTGTAGATTATCAAGGTGTCCATACGATATATCGGTAA
- a CDS encoding isochorismatase family cysteine hydrolase — MTKALINIDYTRDFVDGALPVGEPAIQIEKAILERTKKAFDQNDYIVFAIDLHDKEDHYHPESSLFPEHNIRNTQGRELYGQLRAYFQEVEQSKNVIWIDKTRYSAFAGTNLDMKLRERNIREIELVGVCTDICILHTAIDAYNLGYSITVYEAAAASFNPKGHEYALEHIQNVLNGTVVKRGEA; from the coding sequence ATGACAAAAGCATTAATTAATATTGATTATACTAGGGATTTTGTAGACGGAGCATTACCTGTTGGGGAACCTGCAATACAGATTGAAAAGGCGATTTTAGAAAGAACCAAAAAAGCGTTTGACCAAAACGATTATATTGTATTTGCCATTGATTTACACGATAAGGAAGACCATTACCATCCAGAAAGTTCACTTTTTCCTGAACATAATATTCGAAATACACAAGGCCGAGAATTATATGGTCAATTACGAGCGTATTTTCAAGAAGTTGAGCAATCGAAGAATGTCATTTGGATCGATAAAACACGATACAGCGCTTTTGCTGGAACGAATTTAGATATGAAACTAAGAGAACGGAATATTCGAGAAATTGAACTTGTTGGTGTATGTACTGATATTTGCATATTACACACAGCGATTGATGCGTATAATCTTGGCTACAGCATCACCGTCTATGAAGCCGCTGCTGCTAGTTTTAATCCAAAAGGACATGAATACGCACTTGAGCATATTCAAAACGTGCTAAATGGTACCGTTGTAAAACGAGGGGAGGCCTAA
- a CDS encoding nicotinate phosphoribosyltransferase: protein MGKEIELKLEGKIERLTNKTFKFDERVGEGWYSAVYFLKTREIAKRYKKESVVTMQFFQKEHAVLCGIDEAIALIQTFADAPETLEIYALKDGDKIKPFETVLTVKGGYHQFGFLEGIIDGILARRTSVATNVYRVVKAAGLKKVIFMGDRDDHFSNQVGDGYAAYIGGMTAQATHAMNEWWGEKGLGTMPHALIQLFNGDIVEASRAYFETFPDDDLIALTDYNNDVITDSIKVGKAFGKKLKGVRIDTSRTMIDQYFIRHEEVLGTFDPRGVNVPLVKALRHALDEEGLQHVQIVVSGGFTAERIKQFEEEEAPVDVYGIGGSLLKVNIGFTGDNVLLDGEHEAKKGRRYNPNPRLEKVNL from the coding sequence ATGGGAAAGGAAATTGAATTAAAACTCGAAGGGAAAATAGAACGATTAACAAATAAAACGTTCAAGTTTGATGAAAGGGTTGGAGAAGGTTGGTATTCTGCTGTGTACTTTTTAAAAACGAGAGAAATTGCGAAAAGGTATAAAAAAGAATCTGTCGTAACGATGCAGTTCTTTCAAAAAGAGCATGCAGTTCTTTGTGGTATAGATGAAGCGATTGCACTTATTCAAACGTTTGCGGATGCACCAGAAACATTGGAAATTTATGCCCTTAAAGATGGGGACAAAATTAAGCCGTTTGAAACGGTGTTAACGGTAAAAGGAGGATACCATCAATTTGGCTTTTTAGAAGGAATTATCGATGGTATTTTGGCTCGGCGTACAAGTGTAGCGACAAATGTATATCGTGTTGTTAAAGCTGCTGGTCTAAAAAAAGTCATTTTTATGGGTGATCGTGATGATCATTTTAGTAATCAGGTTGGAGATGGATATGCCGCTTATATCGGTGGGATGACCGCACAAGCAACACATGCGATGAACGAATGGTGGGGCGAGAAAGGGTTAGGGACGATGCCTCATGCGTTGATTCAATTATTTAATGGTGATATTGTTGAAGCATCACGGGCATATTTTGAAACATTTCCTGATGACGATTTAATCGCATTAACAGATTATAATAATGACGTCATTACGGATTCAATCAAAGTTGGGAAAGCATTCGGAAAAAAATTAAAAGGTGTTCGTATTGATACATCTAGAACAATGATTGATCAATATTTTATCCGTCATGAAGAAGTATTAGGTACGTTTGATCCTCGTGGTGTCAATGTTCCATTAGTAAAAGCACTTCGGCATGCATTAGATGAGGAAGGACTACAGCATGTTCAAATTGTTGTCAGTGGAGGGTTTACCGCCGAACGGATTAAACAATTTGAAGAAGAAGAAGCACCTGTTGATGTGTATGGAATCGGGGGAAGTTTACTAAAAGTAAACATTGGCTTTACTGGTGATAATGTGTTGCTTGATGGTGAACATGAAGCGAAAAAGGGGAGAAGATACAACCCGAATCCACGGCTAGAGAAAGTAAACTTATAA
- the nadD gene encoding nicotinate-nucleotide adenylyltransferase has product MAKYGVFGSACDPITIGHLVTMEMVIDRRKLDGIILVPSSQKRRDKDRALTADEHRLKMVELAIADNEKIQVSPIEMDAEGWETYTYNTMEKLKQQYPKDELVFVMGADNLASITNWHKGFELIENNYFIVMGREGFDMAGIIAKNSFLTKHEHRFDCLSKGVNIETSSTLIRSRIADGLSVRYLVPQRALDYALAHRLYE; this is encoded by the coding sequence ATGGCAAAGTACGGTGTATTTGGATCGGCATGTGACCCGATTACGATTGGGCATCTAGTCACAATGGAAATGGTCATCGACCGACGGAAACTCGATGGCATCATCCTTGTCCCTTCTTCTCAAAAACGGCGGGACAAAGACCGGGCGTTAACGGCAGACGAACATCGCTTAAAAATGGTGGAGCTTGCAATTGCTGACAATGAGAAAATCCAAGTGAGTCCTATTGAAATGGATGCAGAAGGCTGGGAGACGTATACGTATAACACGATGGAAAAGTTAAAACAACAATACCCAAAGGACGAGTTAGTCTTTGTTATGGGTGCCGATAACCTAGCGTCTATAACAAATTGGCATAAAGGGTTTGAACTGATTGAAAACAATTACTTTATTGTTATGGGAAGAGAAGGATTTGATATGGCCGGTATTATTGCGAAAAACTCCTTTTTAACAAAACATGAACACCGTTTTGATTGTTTAAGTAAAGGAGTCAACATTGAGACGAGTTCAACTTTAATTCGATCACGGATTGCTGATGGGTTAAGTGTCCGTTATTTAGTGCCGCAACGAGCACTGGATTATGCGTTGGCTCATCGGTTATATGAATAA
- a CDS encoding aspartate/glutamate racemase family protein, with protein MKTIGLIGGMSWESSAEYYRMINEETKRRRGGLHSAQCILFSVDFAEIEILQAKGKWEEAGQRLGEAALALEKAGADFIVICTNTMHKVVSQIEAYIKIPVLHIADATAAQIKIRGLRKVGLLGTSYTMEQDFYKSRIIDFGIDIVIPNENEREMINRIIYEELCLGKITKESKEVYKQVIDTLRMNGAEGIILGCTEIELLIKEEDSSVPLFDTTSIHAIAAVNKALS; from the coding sequence ATGAAAACGATTGGCTTAATCGGAGGAATGAGTTGGGAGTCGTCAGCTGAATATTATCGTATGATTAACGAAGAAACGAAAAGGAGACGTGGAGGATTACATTCGGCACAATGTATCTTGTTTAGTGTTGATTTTGCTGAAATTGAAATACTCCAGGCAAAAGGAAAATGGGAAGAAGCAGGACAAAGACTAGGTGAAGCTGCACTCGCATTAGAAAAAGCAGGTGCTGACTTTATTGTAATTTGTACAAATACAATGCATAAAGTCGTAAGCCAAATTGAAGCTTATATTAAAATCCCGGTTCTGCATATTGCTGATGCCACAGCGGCTCAAATCAAAATAAGAGGTTTAAGAAAAGTAGGGTTATTAGGCACTTCATATACGATGGAACAAGATTTTTATAAATCAAGAATAATAGACTTTGGCATTGACATTGTTATTCCAAATGAAAATGAGCGTGAAATGATAAACCGAATTATATATGAAGAGCTCTGTTTAGGAAAAATAACAAAAGAATCAAAAGAAGTTTACAAACAAGTGATAGATACGTTACGAATGAATGGGGCAGAAGGAATCATATTAGGTTGTACTGAAATTGAATTGTTAATTAAGGAAGAGGATTCCAGTGTCCCGCTATTTGACACTACATCTATTCACGCTATTGCAGCTGTAAACAAAGCCTTATCGTAA
- a CDS encoding AAA family ATPase, producing the protein MRNIGPNKIHIIGSVGSGKTTLAKLLSKQRNIPYCELDNVVWDRTESEDRRRTDEQRDKLLKTVISKQTWIIEGSHHKWVSASFAAADVIIFLNTNYRTRQRRIIKRFLLQKLTIEKAHYKPTWRIFYSMFKWNKTFEYESKQEIIEMLHPYGEKVIVLKDNHLSLLPSWVITNKD; encoded by the coding sequence ATGAGAAACATTGGTCCTAACAAGATTCATATTATCGGTTCTGTTGGAAGTGGAAAAACAACGTTAGCAAAGTTGTTATCGAAACAAAGAAATATCCCTTACTGTGAGTTAGATAATGTTGTATGGGATAGAACCGAATCCGAAGATAGAAGAAGAACTGATGAGCAACGCGATAAGTTGTTGAAAACGGTGATAAGTAAACAAACATGGATTATTGAAGGATCTCATCATAAGTGGGTTTCAGCGAGTTTTGCTGCCGCAGACGTCATTATTTTTTTAAATACAAACTACCGAACAAGACAAAGGCGGATAATCAAACGGTTTCTTTTGCAAAAGTTAACAATAGAAAAAGCACATTATAAACCGACATGGCGAATTTTTTATTCAATGTTTAAATGGAACAAGACGTTTGAATATGAGAGTAAACAAGAGATCATAGAGATGTTACATCCATATGGAGAGAAAGTCATCGTATTAAAAGATAATCATCTTTCTTTGTTGCCTAGTTGGGTGATAACTAATAAAGACTAA